One region of Ascaphus truei isolate aAscTru1 chromosome 13, aAscTru1.hap1, whole genome shotgun sequence genomic DNA includes:
- the SNAP29 gene encoding synaptosomal-associated protein 29 isoform X2: MSRSYNPFDEDEDDDFKPVKWNNGADPYEDPAERRRREADDVQWSLQQEVMRRAQATVDSSNRSLSLMYESEKVGVETAEELVRQGEALKRTEKMVDKMEQDMKTSQRHINSIKSVFSGFTNYFRAKPAETPPTQNGSAEYSASNKLHEAMSNSKEQEGKYQASHPNLQRMENSASTNAGAASTNAGAASTNAGAASSGYHHKNQALRNYHQKIDNNLDDISVGMGRLKNLALGLQSEIEGQDDMLEGLTGKVDKMDLNIKRTEKRIRDEL, from the exons ATGTCTAGAAGCTACAATCCCTTTGATGAAGACGAGGATGATGACTTCAAGCCGGTGAAGTGGAACAATGGAGCAGACCCTTATGAAGACCcagcggagaggaggaggagggaggcggaTGACGTACAGTGGTCCCTACAGCAGGAGGTGATGAGGAGAGCACAGGCCACCGTGGACAGCAGCAACAGGTCCCTGTCCCTTATGTATGAGTCAGAGAAAGTTGGGGTGGAaacggcagag GAGCTGGTGCGGCAAGGAGAAGCTCTGAAGCGCACGGAGAAGATGGTGGATAAGATGGAGCAGGATATGAAGACGAGCCAGAGGCACATTAACAGCATAAAGAGCGTCTTCAGCGGGTTTACTAACTACTTCAGGGCCAAACCTGCTGAGACGCCCCCCACGCAGAACGGCTCCGCCGAATACAGCGCCAGCAACAA ACTGCATGAAGCCATGTCCAACAGCAAAGAACAGGAGGGGAAGTACCAAGCCAGCCACCCCAACCTGCAGCGGATGGAGAATTCAG CCAGCACTAACGCAGGAGCCGCCAGCACTAACGCAGGAGCCGCCAGCACTAACGCAGGAGCCGCCAGCTCCGGATACCACCACAAGAACCAGGCGCTCCGAAACTACCATCAGAAAATCGACAATAATTTGG ATGACATTTCCGTGGGTATGGGTCGGCTCAAGAACCTGGCACTCGGGCTGCAGTCTGAGATTGAAGGGCAGGACGACATGCTCGAGGGCCTGACGGGGAAGGTGGACAAGATGGATTTGAACATCAAGAGAACGGAAAAGCGTATCCGGGACGAGCTGTGA
- the SNAP29 gene encoding synaptosomal-associated protein 29 isoform X3: protein MSRSYNPFDEDEDDDFKPVKWNNGADPYEDPAERRRREADDVQWSLQQEVMRRAQATVDSSNRSLSLMYESEKVGVETAEELVRQGEALKRTEKMVDKMEQDMKTSQRHINSIKSVFSGFTNYFRAKPAETPPTQNGSAEYSASNKLHEAMSNSKEQEGKYQASHPNLQRMENSAASTNAGAASTNAGAASSGYHHKNQALRNYHQKIDNNLDDISVGMGRLKNLALGLQSEIEGQDDMLEGLTGKVDKMDLNIKRTEKRIRDEL from the exons ATGTCTAGAAGCTACAATCCCTTTGATGAAGACGAGGATGATGACTTCAAGCCGGTGAAGTGGAACAATGGAGCAGACCCTTATGAAGACCcagcggagaggaggaggagggaggcggaTGACGTACAGTGGTCCCTACAGCAGGAGGTGATGAGGAGAGCACAGGCCACCGTGGACAGCAGCAACAGGTCCCTGTCCCTTATGTATGAGTCAGAGAAAGTTGGGGTGGAaacggcagag GAGCTGGTGCGGCAAGGAGAAGCTCTGAAGCGCACGGAGAAGATGGTGGATAAGATGGAGCAGGATATGAAGACGAGCCAGAGGCACATTAACAGCATAAAGAGCGTCTTCAGCGGGTTTACTAACTACTTCAGGGCCAAACCTGCTGAGACGCCCCCCACGCAGAACGGCTCCGCCGAATACAGCGCCAGCAACAA ACTGCATGAAGCCATGTCCAACAGCAAAGAACAGGAGGGGAAGTACCAAGCCAGCCACCCCAACCTGCAGCGGATGGAGAATTCAG CCGCCAGCACTAACGCAGGAGCCGCCAGCACTAACGCAGGAGCCGCCAGCTCCGGATACCACCACAAGAACCAGGCGCTCCGAAACTACCATCAGAAAATCGACAATAATTTGG ATGACATTTCCGTGGGTATGGGTCGGCTCAAGAACCTGGCACTCGGGCTGCAGTCTGAGATTGAAGGGCAGGACGACATGCTCGAGGGCCTGACGGGGAAGGTGGACAAGATGGATTTGAACATCAAGAGAACGGAAAAGCGTATCCGGGACGAGCTGTGA
- the SNAP29 gene encoding synaptosomal-associated protein 29 isoform X1 encodes MSRSYNPFDEDEDDDFKPVKWNNGADPYEDPAERRRREADDVQWSLQQEVMRRAQATVDSSNRSLSLMYESEKVGVETAEELVRQGEALKRTEKMVDKMEQDMKTSQRHINSIKSVFSGFTNYFRAKPAETPPTQNGSAEYSASNKLHEAMSNSKEQEGKYQASHPNLQRMENSEASTNAGAASTNAGAASTNAGAASSGYHHKNQALRNYHQKIDNNLDDISVGMGRLKNLALGLQSEIEGQDDMLEGLTGKVDKMDLNIKRTEKRIRDEL; translated from the exons ATGTCTAGAAGCTACAATCCCTTTGATGAAGACGAGGATGATGACTTCAAGCCGGTGAAGTGGAACAATGGAGCAGACCCTTATGAAGACCcagcggagaggaggaggagggaggcggaTGACGTACAGTGGTCCCTACAGCAGGAGGTGATGAGGAGAGCACAGGCCACCGTGGACAGCAGCAACAGGTCCCTGTCCCTTATGTATGAGTCAGAGAAAGTTGGGGTGGAaacggcagag GAGCTGGTGCGGCAAGGAGAAGCTCTGAAGCGCACGGAGAAGATGGTGGATAAGATGGAGCAGGATATGAAGACGAGCCAGAGGCACATTAACAGCATAAAGAGCGTCTTCAGCGGGTTTACTAACTACTTCAGGGCCAAACCTGCTGAGACGCCCCCCACGCAGAACGGCTCCGCCGAATACAGCGCCAGCAACAA ACTGCATGAAGCCATGTCCAACAGCAAAGAACAGGAGGGGAAGTACCAAGCCAGCCACCCCAACCTGCAGCGGATGGAGAATTCAG AAGCCAGCACTAACGCAGGAGCCGCCAGCACTAACGCAGGAGCCGCCAGCACTAACGCAGGAGCCGCCAGCTCCGGATACCACCACAAGAACCAGGCGCTCCGAAACTACCATCAGAAAATCGACAATAATTTGG ATGACATTTCCGTGGGTATGGGTCGGCTCAAGAACCTGGCACTCGGGCTGCAGTCTGAGATTGAAGGGCAGGACGACATGCTCGAGGGCCTGACGGGGAAGGTGGACAAGATGGATTTGAACATCAAGAGAACGGAAAAGCGTATCCGGGACGAGCTGTGA